The Plasmodium yoelii strain 17X genome assembly, chromosome: 4 genome has a window encoding:
- a CDS encoding replication protein A1, small fragment translates to MSENDLLFRISQITTYVSKWIIKAKVVNKSKLSTFKNNNSFFSIDITDVHGDSISCKFWGSSADKWFNNIELKKVYIFSKGRVSIANPKYNTVKHKYELTFNEDSEIHEVKDDGEIKIQKNISLVNLRDIKIATKETPFTADLIGIVKHICPPNNLKTKQGNDIIKQNIIIVDDTKHSFEISFWDSNVNLIEKDLKENEIYIFTNISIRNWNDMKNGTFGVTSSIEKVENLNDELKEKCLGISEWYNNNGKYEQFTNMKNILSNDVIQTPDKHYALSDVNDVLTKISGTYTLVGRIKRIYWKSKENEHRFYYPACTKCKKKLLSSGQDNTQGGDYDNSNFNNEENCVYSCMNCDENNVKPFYNYTFNFLFMDFSGSITLRAFSDEGFNLLGKKAEELKGLDEDSLDYLFNYDFLYKEYKVVVRVSQKIYNGIERVNFTAMRIFPQKYSDISYLLNEIQLLIPSDNNTTKNNKRSLNDNSYDAKKQKI, encoded by the exons ATGAGTGAAAACGA CCTCCTTTTTCGTATTAGCCAAATAACAACATATGTTAGCAAATGGATCATAAAAGCAAAAGTAGTTAACAAATCAAAACTCTCTACATTTAAGAACAACAACAGTTTTTTTAGCATAGACATAACTGATGTACATGGTGATTCGATTTCATGCAAATTTTGGGGAAGCTCAGCAGATAAATggtttaataatatagagttaaaaaaagtttatattttttccaaaGGAAGAGTTTCGATTGCAAATCCAAAATATAATACTGTAAAACATAAATACGAATTAACATTTAATGAAGATAGTGAAATTCATGAAGTAAAAGATGATGGGGAAATCAAAATtcagaaaaatatatcacTTGTAAATTTAagagatataaaaatagcCACAAAAGAAACACCATTTACAGCCGATTTAATTGGTATAGTTAAACATATATGCCCACCAAATAATTTGAAAACAAAACAAGGAaatgatataattaaacaaaatataataattgttgATGATACAAAACATTCATTTGAAATATCTTTTTGGGACAGTAATGTAAATTTAATAGAAAAggatttaaaagaaaatgaaatatacatatttacaaatataagTATTCGAAATTGGAATGATATGAAAAATGGAACATTTGGTGTAACTAGTTCTATCGAAAAAGtagaaaatttaaatgatgaattaaaagaaaaatgttTAGGTATTTCAGAatggtataataataatggaaaatACGAACAATTTactaatatgaaaaatattttatctaATGATGTTATCCAAACACCCGATAAACATTATGCATTAAGTGATGTTAATGATGTATTGACAAAAATATCTGGAACATATACATTAGTAGGTAGAATTAAACGAATATATTGGAAaagtaaagaaaatgaaCATAGATTTTATTACCCTGCTTGTactaaatgtaaaaaaaaattattatcaagTGGACAAGATAATACTCAAGGAGGTGATTACGATAATTCGAATTtcaataatgaagaaaattgTGTATATTCATGTATGAATtgtgatgaaaataatgtcaaaccattttataattatacatttAATTTCTTATTTATGGATTTCTCTGGTTCAATAACTTTAAGAGCTTTTTCTGATGAAGGGTTTAATTTGTTAGGGAAAAAAGCTGAAGAATTAAAAGGATTGGATGAAGATAGTTtagattatttatttaattacgATTTCTTATATAAGGAATATAAAGTTGTTGTTAGGGTAAgtcaaaaaatttataatggAATAGAAAGAGTCAATTTTACTGCTATGAGAATATTCCCACAAAAATACTCAGATATCTCCTATTTACTCAATGAAATTCAATTGCTCATTCCAagt